The bacterium genome includes the window AATTTTTTTAGCTTCGTCGATTATCTGAGCTAATTGGACAGAATCAAATTTATTGCATATAAAATTGAAAATATTTCCCCTGGATTTTGCGTCTTTTGGGCCGATTATTTCAATATTTTCCTCAGACATTTTTTGCGTTAAATAAATATTTAGCCCGGTTAAATGACTGTGTATTTTTTCAACGCCGATGGATTCAATAAAATTAATTGCCTCCATTGTGCCTATCACCCCAGGGTAATTTTGAATTCCAGCCTCAAATTTATCGGGCAGGGAAGAGATGACAAAATCATTCATATTAACATCTTCAGCGGTTTCGCCGCCGACAATAAAAGGTGAAAGGTTTTCCATGAGGTGTTTTTTGCCGTATAAAATTCCGGTGCCGGGCGGGCCAAACATTTTATGAGCTGAAAACGCGAAGAAGTCAACATCCAGTTCCCTCACATCGATTTTTTGATGCGCGACGCTTTGCGCACCGTCTAAAAGAACAAGCGCTCCATTCTGGTGAGCGAGAGAGATTATTTCTTTGACAGGGAAAGTCACCCCGCTTAGATTTGATGTGTGAAGAACGCTTAATAGTGTGATTTTATTGTTTTCCAGGATTTTTGCAAGTGAGCCAAGATTAAAGGTCAAGTCGTCATTAACAGGGACTATTCTGTGAGTAATTTCATTTTTTGCGGCAAGCGCCATCCATGGCAAAAAATTGGAATTATGCTCAATATCGGTTGTAAGCACAATATCATTTTTTTTGAAAGAAAAACTGCGGCTCAGAAGATTGATTGCTTCGGTTGTATTTTTCGTAAAAATAACTTCATTGATATAACGGGCATTTATAAATTTCTGGATTTTCCCCCTGCTTTTTTCATAGATCTCCGTGGTTTTTTGACTGAAAAAATGGCTCCCGCGCTTGTGGCACCCGGAAAAATTGTAGTATTCATTCATAGCGTCGATTACCTGCCGGGGTTTTAATGTTGTG containing:
- a CDS encoding cysteine desulfurase, with the protein product MNNIRSKFPALNNEKVIYFDSACTTLKPRQVIDAMNEYYNFSGCHKRGSHFFSQKTTEIYEKSRGKIQKFINARYINEVIFTKNTTEAINLLSRSFSFKKNDIVLTTDIEHNSNFLPWMALAAKNEITHRIVPVNDDLTFNLGSLAKILENNKITLLSVLHTSNLSGVTFPVKEIISLAHQNGALVLLDGAQSVAHQKIDVRELDVDFFAFSAHKMFGPPGTGILYGKKHLMENLSPFIVGGETAEDVNMNDFVISSLPDKFEAGIQNYPGVIGTMEAINFIESIGVEKIHSHLTGLNIYLTQKMSEENIEIIGPKDAKSRGNIFNFICNKFDSVQLAQIIDEAKKIMVRAGVHCVHSWFNQTHKPASIRISFQIYNTTEEIDTFYETFKKVMQYY